A genomic region of Homo sapiens chromosome 4, GRCh38.p14 Primary Assembly contains the following coding sequences:
- the SPATA18 gene encoding mitochondria-eating protein isoform X2: MQQLDSNLNSTRSQCNQVQDDLVETEKNLEESKNRSAISLLAAEEEINQLKKQLKSLQAQEDARHRNTDQRSSENRRSEPWSLEERKREQWNSLKQNADQQDTEAMSDYKKQLRNLKEEIAVLSAEKSALQGRSSRSRSPSPAPRSRSCSRSRSASPSTAVKVRRPSPNRSKLSNVARKAALLSRFSDSYSQARLDAQCLLRRCIDKAETVQRIIYIATVEAFHVAKMAFRHFKIHVRKSLTPSYVGSNDFENAVLDYVICHLDLYDSQSSVNDVIRAMNVNPKISFPPVVDFCLLSDFIQEICCIAFAMQALEPPLDIAYGADGEVFNDCKYRRSYDSDFTAPLVLYHVWPALMENDCVIMKGEAVTRRGAFWNSVRSVSRCRSRSLSPICPRSQIGLNTMSRSRSPSPIRCGLPRF, encoded by the exons ATGCAACAGTTAGACTCTAATTTGAACTCAACCCGGAGTCAATGCAACCAGGTTCAAGACGA TCTGGTTGAAACTGAAAAGAATCTTGAAGAAAGCAAGAACAGATCGGCCATATCCCTTTTGGCTGCAGAGGAGGAAATAAATCAGCTGAaaaagca GCTTAAATCTCTTCAAGCTCAGGAGGATGCCCGCCACAGAAACACAGATCAGAGGAGCTCAGAGAATAGGCGGTCAGAGCCTTGGAGCTTGGAGGAGCGGAAGCGTGAGCAGTGGAACTCACTCAAGCAGAATGCAGACCAGCAGGACACAGAAGCCATGTCCGATTATAAGAAACAGCTCCGAAACCTGAAGGAGGAGATAGCTGTTCTGTCTGCTGAGAAAAGTGCACTCCAAGGAAG GTCCTCCAGGAGCCGgtctcccagccctgcccctcgcAGCCGTAGCTGCAGCCGCAGCAGATCTGCCAGCCCCTCCACCGCTGTCAAGGTCAGGAGACCGTCCCCAAACCGCTCCAAGCTGTCCAATGTGGCGCGCAAGGCTGCCCTCTTGTCCCGGTTCAGCGATTCCTATTCCCAGGCCCGCCTGGACGCGCAGTGCCTGCTGCGGCGCTGCATCGACAAGGCTGAGACCGTTCAGCGGATCATCTACATCGCCACAGTG GAGGCATTCCATGTAGCAAAAATGGCATTCAGACACTTCAAGATCCATGTGAGAAAATCGTTGACACCATCTTATGTGGGGTCGAATGACTTTGAGAATGCTGTCTTGGATTATGTCATTTGTCATCTTGATCTATATGATTCTCAAAGCAGTGTCAAT GATGTGATCCGAGCCATGAATGTCAATCCCAAGATTTCATTCCCTCCTGTCGTTGACTTTTGCCTTCTCAGTGACTTCATCCAGGAGATATGTTGCATTGCCTTTGCAATGCAGGCCTTAGAACCACCCCTAGATATTGCATATGGAGCAGATGGAGAAGTTTTTAATGATTGCAA ATACCGCCGCAGCTACGACTCGGATTTCACTGCTCCCTTAGTCCTCTATCACGTGTGGCCTGCTCTCATGGAGAATGACTGTGTCATTATGAAGGGAGAAGCTGTCACCAGGAGAGGGGCTTTT tgGAATTCGGTGCGATCTGTAAGTCGTTGTCGAAGCAGGAGTTTAAGTCCCATTTGCCCCCGTAGCCAAATTGGTTTAAACACG
- the SPATA18 gene encoding mitochondria-eating protein isoform X1, with amino-acid sequence MMVWKQSSHAFCLGWRLPLLLLPWENLLTARSPLCSLVETEKNLEESKNRSAISLLAAEEEINQLKKQLKSLQAQEDARHRNTDQRSSENRRSEPWSLEERKREQWNSLKQNADQQDTEAMSDYKKQLRNLKEEIAVLSAEKSALQGRSSRSRSPSPAPRSRSCSRSRSASPSTAVKVRRPSPNRSKLSNVARKAALLSRFSDSYSQARLDAQCLLRRCIDKAETVQRIIYIATVEAFHVAKMAFRHFKIHVRKSLTPSYVGSNDFENAVLDYVICHLDLYDSQSSVNDVIRAMNVNPKISFPPVVDFCLLSDFIQEICCIAFAMQALEPPLDIAYGADGEVFNDCKYRRSYDSDFTAPLVLYHVWPALMENDCVIMKGEAVTRRGAFWNSVRSVSRCRSRSLSPICPRSQIGLNTMSRSRSPSPIRCGLPRF; translated from the exons ATGATGGTGTGGAAACAATCAAGTCACGCCTTTTGCCTTGGCTGGAGGCTTCCTTTACTGCTGCTTCCCTGGGAAAATCTGTTGACAGCAAGGTCCCCTCTCTGCAG TCTGGTTGAAACTGAAAAGAATCTTGAAGAAAGCAAGAACAGATCGGCCATATCCCTTTTGGCTGCAGAGGAGGAAATAAATCAGCTGAaaaagca GCTTAAATCTCTTCAAGCTCAGGAGGATGCCCGCCACAGAAACACAGATCAGAGGAGCTCAGAGAATAGGCGGTCAGAGCCTTGGAGCTTGGAGGAGCGGAAGCGTGAGCAGTGGAACTCACTCAAGCAGAATGCAGACCAGCAGGACACAGAAGCCATGTCCGATTATAAGAAACAGCTCCGAAACCTGAAGGAGGAGATAGCTGTTCTGTCTGCTGAGAAAAGTGCACTCCAAGGAAG GTCCTCCAGGAGCCGgtctcccagccctgcccctcgcAGCCGTAGCTGCAGCCGCAGCAGATCTGCCAGCCCCTCCACCGCTGTCAAGGTCAGGAGACCGTCCCCAAACCGCTCCAAGCTGTCCAATGTGGCGCGCAAGGCTGCCCTCTTGTCCCGGTTCAGCGATTCCTATTCCCAGGCCCGCCTGGACGCGCAGTGCCTGCTGCGGCGCTGCATCGACAAGGCTGAGACCGTTCAGCGGATCATCTACATCGCCACAGTG GAGGCATTCCATGTAGCAAAAATGGCATTCAGACACTTCAAGATCCATGTGAGAAAATCGTTGACACCATCTTATGTGGGGTCGAATGACTTTGAGAATGCTGTCTTGGATTATGTCATTTGTCATCTTGATCTATATGATTCTCAAAGCAGTGTCAAT GATGTGATCCGAGCCATGAATGTCAATCCCAAGATTTCATTCCCTCCTGTCGTTGACTTTTGCCTTCTCAGTGACTTCATCCAGGAGATATGTTGCATTGCCTTTGCAATGCAGGCCTTAGAACCACCCCTAGATATTGCATATGGAGCAGATGGAGAAGTTTTTAATGATTGCAA ATACCGCCGCAGCTACGACTCGGATTTCACTGCTCCCTTAGTCCTCTATCACGTGTGGCCTGCTCTCATGGAGAATGACTGTGTCATTATGAAGGGAGAAGCTGTCACCAGGAGAGGGGCTTTT tgGAATTCGGTGCGATCTGTAAGTCGTTGTCGAAGCAGGAGTTTAAGTCCCATTTGCCCCCGTAGCCAAATTGGTTTAAACACG
- the SPATA18 gene encoding mitochondria-eating protein isoform X5 produces the protein MMVWKQSSHAFCLGWRLPLLLLPWENLLTARSPLCRSSRSRSPSPAPRSRSCSRSRSASPSTAVKVRRPSPNRSKLSNVARKAALLSRFSDSYSQARLDAQCLLRRCIDKAETVQRIIYIATVEAFHVAKMAFRHFKIHVRKSLTPSYVGSNDFENAVLDYVICHLDLYDSQSSVNDVIRAMNVNPKISFPPVVDFCLLSDFIQEICCIAFAMQALEPPLDIAYGADGEVFNDCKYRRSYDSDFTAPLVLYHVWPALMENDCVIMKGEAVTRRGAFWNSVRSVSRCRSRSLSPICPRSQIGLNTMSRSRSPSPIRCGLPRF, from the exons ATGATGGTGTGGAAACAATCAAGTCACGCCTTTTGCCTTGGCTGGAGGCTTCCTTTACTGCTGCTTCCCTGGGAAAATCTGTTGACAGCAAGGTCCCCTCTCTGCAG GTCCTCCAGGAGCCGgtctcccagccctgcccctcgcAGCCGTAGCTGCAGCCGCAGCAGATCTGCCAGCCCCTCCACCGCTGTCAAGGTCAGGAGACCGTCCCCAAACCGCTCCAAGCTGTCCAATGTGGCGCGCAAGGCTGCCCTCTTGTCCCGGTTCAGCGATTCCTATTCCCAGGCCCGCCTGGACGCGCAGTGCCTGCTGCGGCGCTGCATCGACAAGGCTGAGACCGTTCAGCGGATCATCTACATCGCCACAGTG GAGGCATTCCATGTAGCAAAAATGGCATTCAGACACTTCAAGATCCATGTGAGAAAATCGTTGACACCATCTTATGTGGGGTCGAATGACTTTGAGAATGCTGTCTTGGATTATGTCATTTGTCATCTTGATCTATATGATTCTCAAAGCAGTGTCAAT GATGTGATCCGAGCCATGAATGTCAATCCCAAGATTTCATTCCCTCCTGTCGTTGACTTTTGCCTTCTCAGTGACTTCATCCAGGAGATATGTTGCATTGCCTTTGCAATGCAGGCCTTAGAACCACCCCTAGATATTGCATATGGAGCAGATGGAGAAGTTTTTAATGATTGCAA ATACCGCCGCAGCTACGACTCGGATTTCACTGCTCCCTTAGTCCTCTATCACGTGTGGCCTGCTCTCATGGAGAATGACTGTGTCATTATGAAGGGAGAAGCTGTCACCAGGAGAGGGGCTTTT tgGAATTCGGTGCGATCTGTAAGTCGTTGTCGAAGCAGGAGTTTAAGTCCCATTTGCCCCCGTAGCCAAATTGGTTTAAACACG
- the SPATA18 gene encoding mitochondria-eating protein isoform 3 (isoform 3 is encoded by transcript variant 4): protein MMVWKQSSHAFCLGWRLPLLLLPWENLLTARSPLCRLKSLQAQEDARHRNTDQRSSENRRSEPWSLEERKREQWNSLKQNADQQDTEAMSDYKKQLRNLKEEIAVLSAEKSALQGRSSRSRSPSPAPRSRSCSRSRSASPSTAVKVRRPSPNRSKLSNVARKAALLSRFSDSYSQARLDAQCLLRRCIDKAETVQRIIYIATVEAFHVAKMAFRHFKIHVRKSLTPSYVGSNDFENAVLDYVICHLDLYDSQSSVNDVIRAMNVNPKISFPPVVDFCLLSDFIQEICCIAFAMQALEPPLDIAYGADGEVFNDCKYRRSYDSDFTAPLVLYHVWPALMENDCVIMKGEAVTRRGAFWNSVRSVSRCRSRSLSPICPRSQIGLNTMSRSRSPSPIRCGLPRF from the exons ATGATGGTGTGGAAACAATCAAGTCACGCCTTTTGCCTTGGCTGGAGGCTTCCTTTACTGCTGCTTCCCTGGGAAAATCTGTTGACAGCAAGGTCCCCTCTCTGCAG GCTTAAATCTCTTCAAGCTCAGGAGGATGCCCGCCACAGAAACACAGATCAGAGGAGCTCAGAGAATAGGCGGTCAGAGCCTTGGAGCTTGGAGGAGCGGAAGCGTGAGCAGTGGAACTCACTCAAGCAGAATGCAGACCAGCAGGACACAGAAGCCATGTCCGATTATAAGAAACAGCTCCGAAACCTGAAGGAGGAGATAGCTGTTCTGTCTGCTGAGAAAAGTGCACTCCAAGGAAG GTCCTCCAGGAGCCGgtctcccagccctgcccctcgcAGCCGTAGCTGCAGCCGCAGCAGATCTGCCAGCCCCTCCACCGCTGTCAAGGTCAGGAGACCGTCCCCAAACCGCTCCAAGCTGTCCAATGTGGCGCGCAAGGCTGCCCTCTTGTCCCGGTTCAGCGATTCCTATTCCCAGGCCCGCCTGGACGCGCAGTGCCTGCTGCGGCGCTGCATCGACAAGGCTGAGACCGTTCAGCGGATCATCTACATCGCCACAGTG GAGGCATTCCATGTAGCAAAAATGGCATTCAGACACTTCAAGATCCATGTGAGAAAATCGTTGACACCATCTTATGTGGGGTCGAATGACTTTGAGAATGCTGTCTTGGATTATGTCATTTGTCATCTTGATCTATATGATTCTCAAAGCAGTGTCAAT GATGTGATCCGAGCCATGAATGTCAATCCCAAGATTTCATTCCCTCCTGTCGTTGACTTTTGCCTTCTCAGTGACTTCATCCAGGAGATATGTTGCATTGCCTTTGCAATGCAGGCCTTAGAACCACCCCTAGATATTGCATATGGAGCAGATGGAGAAGTTTTTAATGATTGCAA ATACCGCCGCAGCTACGACTCGGATTTCACTGCTCCCTTAGTCCTCTATCACGTGTGGCCTGCTCTCATGGAGAATGACTGTGTCATTATGAAGGGAGAAGCTGTCACCAGGAGAGGGGCTTTT tgGAATTCGGTGCGATCTGTAAGTCGTTGTCGAAGCAGGAGTTTAAGTCCCATTTGCCCCCGTAGCCAAATTGGTTTAAACACG
- the SPATA18 gene encoding mitochondria-eating protein isoform 1 (isoform 1 is encoded by transcript variant 1): MAENLKRLVSNETLRTLQEKLDFWLKEYNTNTCDQNLNHCLELIEQVAKVQGQLFGILTAAAQEGGRNDGVETIKSRLLPWLEASFTAASLGKSVDSKVPSLQDTFDRERHKDPSPRDRDMQQLDSNLNSTRSQCNQVQDDLVETEKNLEESKNRSAISLLAAEEEINQLKKQLKSLQAQEDARHRNTDQRSSENRRSEPWSLEERKREQWNSLKQNADQQDTEAMSDYKKQLRNLKEEIAVLSAEKSALQGRSSRSRSPSPAPRSRSCSRSRSASPSTAVKVRRPSPNRSKLSNVARKAALLSRFSDSYSQARLDAQCLLRRCIDKAETVQRIIYIATVEAFHVAKMAFRHFKIHVRKSLTPSYVGSNDFENAVLDYVICHLDLYDSQSSVNDVIRAMNVNPKISFPPVVDFCLLSDFIQEICCIAFAMQALEPPLDIAYGADGEVFNDCKYRRSYDSDFTAPLVLYHVWPALMENDCVIMKGEAVTRRGAFWNSVRSVSRCRSRSLSPICPRSQIGLNTMSRSRSPSPIRCGLPRF, translated from the exons ACAAACACGTGTGATCAAAATCTAAACCATTGCCTTGAACTCATTGAGCAAGTTGCCAAGGTGCAGGGACAACTCTTTGGGATCCTCACAGCAGCAGCCCAAGAAG GAGGACGTAATGATGGTGTGGAAACAATCAAGTCACGCCTTTTGCCTTGGCTGGAGGCTTCCTTTACTGCTGCTTCCCTGGGAAAATCTGTTGACAGCAAGGTCCCCTCTCTGCAG GACACGTTTGATAGGGAGAGACATAAAGATCCCAGTCCTCGGGATCGGGATATGCAACAGTTAGACTCTAATTTGAACTCAACCCGGAGTCAATGCAACCAGGTTCAAGACGA TCTGGTTGAAACTGAAAAGAATCTTGAAGAAAGCAAGAACAGATCGGCCATATCCCTTTTGGCTGCAGAGGAGGAAATAAATCAGCTGAaaaagca GCTTAAATCTCTTCAAGCTCAGGAGGATGCCCGCCACAGAAACACAGATCAGAGGAGCTCAGAGAATAGGCGGTCAGAGCCTTGGAGCTTGGAGGAGCGGAAGCGTGAGCAGTGGAACTCACTCAAGCAGAATGCAGACCAGCAGGACACAGAAGCCATGTCCGATTATAAGAAACAGCTCCGAAACCTGAAGGAGGAGATAGCTGTTCTGTCTGCTGAGAAAAGTGCACTCCAAGGAAG GTCCTCCAGGAGCCGgtctcccagccctgcccctcgcAGCCGTAGCTGCAGCCGCAGCAGATCTGCCAGCCCCTCCACCGCTGTCAAGGTCAGGAGACCGTCCCCAAACCGCTCCAAGCTGTCCAATGTGGCGCGCAAGGCTGCCCTCTTGTCCCGGTTCAGCGATTCCTATTCCCAGGCCCGCCTGGACGCGCAGTGCCTGCTGCGGCGCTGCATCGACAAGGCTGAGACCGTTCAGCGGATCATCTACATCGCCACAGTG GAGGCATTCCATGTAGCAAAAATGGCATTCAGACACTTCAAGATCCATGTGAGAAAATCGTTGACACCATCTTATGTGGGGTCGAATGACTTTGAGAATGCTGTCTTGGATTATGTCATTTGTCATCTTGATCTATATGATTCTCAAAGCAGTGTCAAT GATGTGATCCGAGCCATGAATGTCAATCCCAAGATTTCATTCCCTCCTGTCGTTGACTTTTGCCTTCTCAGTGACTTCATCCAGGAGATATGTTGCATTGCCTTTGCAATGCAGGCCTTAGAACCACCCCTAGATATTGCATATGGAGCAGATGGAGAAGTTTTTAATGATTGCAA ATACCGCCGCAGCTACGACTCGGATTTCACTGCTCCCTTAGTCCTCTATCACGTGTGGCCTGCTCTCATGGAGAATGACTGTGTCATTATGAAGGGAGAAGCTGTCACCAGGAGAGGGGCTTTT tgGAATTCGGTGCGATCTGTAAGTCGTTGTCGAAGCAGGAGTTTAAGTCCCATTTGCCCCCGTAGCCAAATTGGTTTAAACACG
- the SPATA18 gene encoding mitochondria-eating protein isoform 2 (isoform 2 is encoded by transcript variant 2), producing MAENLKRLVSNETLRTLQEKLDFWLKEYNTNTCDQNLNHCLELIEQVAKVQGQLFGILTAAAQEGGRNDGVETIKSRLLPWLEASFTAASLGKSVDSKVPSLQDTFDRERHKDPSPRDRDMQQLDSNLNSTRSQCNQVQDELKSLQAQEDARHRNTDQRSSENRRSEPWSLEERKREQWNSLKQNADQQDTEAMSDYKKQLRNLKEEIAVLSAEKSALQGRSSRSRSPSPAPRSRSCSRSRSASPSTAVKVRRPSPNRSKLSNVARKAALLSRFSDSYSQARLDAQCLLRRCIDKAETVQRIIYIATVEAFHVAKMAFRHFKIHVRKSLTPSYVGSNDFENAVLDYVICHLDLYDSQSSVNDVIRAMNVNPKISFPPVVDFCLLSDFIQEICCIAFAMQALEPPLDIAYGADGEVFNDCKYRRSYDSDFTAPLVLYHVWPALMENDCVIMKGEAVTRRGAFWNSVRSVSRCRSRSLSPICPRSQIGLNTMSRSRSPSPIRCGLPRF from the exons ACAAACACGTGTGATCAAAATCTAAACCATTGCCTTGAACTCATTGAGCAAGTTGCCAAGGTGCAGGGACAACTCTTTGGGATCCTCACAGCAGCAGCCCAAGAAG GAGGACGTAATGATGGTGTGGAAACAATCAAGTCACGCCTTTTGCCTTGGCTGGAGGCTTCCTTTACTGCTGCTTCCCTGGGAAAATCTGTTGACAGCAAGGTCCCCTCTCTGCAG GACACGTTTGATAGGGAGAGACATAAAGATCCCAGTCCTCGGGATCGGGATATGCAACAGTTAGACTCTAATTTGAACTCAACCCGGAGTCAATGCAACCAGGTTCAAGACGA GCTTAAATCTCTTCAAGCTCAGGAGGATGCCCGCCACAGAAACACAGATCAGAGGAGCTCAGAGAATAGGCGGTCAGAGCCTTGGAGCTTGGAGGAGCGGAAGCGTGAGCAGTGGAACTCACTCAAGCAGAATGCAGACCAGCAGGACACAGAAGCCATGTCCGATTATAAGAAACAGCTCCGAAACCTGAAGGAGGAGATAGCTGTTCTGTCTGCTGAGAAAAGTGCACTCCAAGGAAG GTCCTCCAGGAGCCGgtctcccagccctgcccctcgcAGCCGTAGCTGCAGCCGCAGCAGATCTGCCAGCCCCTCCACCGCTGTCAAGGTCAGGAGACCGTCCCCAAACCGCTCCAAGCTGTCCAATGTGGCGCGCAAGGCTGCCCTCTTGTCCCGGTTCAGCGATTCCTATTCCCAGGCCCGCCTGGACGCGCAGTGCCTGCTGCGGCGCTGCATCGACAAGGCTGAGACCGTTCAGCGGATCATCTACATCGCCACAGTG GAGGCATTCCATGTAGCAAAAATGGCATTCAGACACTTCAAGATCCATGTGAGAAAATCGTTGACACCATCTTATGTGGGGTCGAATGACTTTGAGAATGCTGTCTTGGATTATGTCATTTGTCATCTTGATCTATATGATTCTCAAAGCAGTGTCAAT GATGTGATCCGAGCCATGAATGTCAATCCCAAGATTTCATTCCCTCCTGTCGTTGACTTTTGCCTTCTCAGTGACTTCATCCAGGAGATATGTTGCATTGCCTTTGCAATGCAGGCCTTAGAACCACCCCTAGATATTGCATATGGAGCAGATGGAGAAGTTTTTAATGATTGCAA ATACCGCCGCAGCTACGACTCGGATTTCACTGCTCCCTTAGTCCTCTATCACGTGTGGCCTGCTCTCATGGAGAATGACTGTGTCATTATGAAGGGAGAAGCTGTCACCAGGAGAGGGGCTTTT tgGAATTCGGTGCGATCTGTAAGTCGTTGTCGAAGCAGGAGTTTAAGTCCCATTTGCCCCCGTAGCCAAATTGGTTTAAACACG
- the SPATA18 gene encoding mitochondria-eating protein isoform X6, producing MSDYKKQLRNLKEEIAVLSAEKSALQGRSSRSRSPSPAPRSRSCSRSRSASPSTAVKVRRPSPNRSKLSNVARKAALLSRFSDSYSQARLDAQCLLRRCIDKAETVQRIIYIATVEAFHVAKMAFRHFKIHVRKSLTPSYVGSNDFENAVLDYVICHLDLYDSQSSVNDVIRAMNVNPKISFPPVVDFCLLSDFIQEICCIAFAMQALEPPLDIAYGADGEVFNDCKYRRSYDSDFTAPLVLYHVWPALMENDCVIMKGEAVTRRGAFWNSVRSVSRCRSRSLSPICPRSQIGLNTMSRSRSPSPIRCGLPRF from the exons ATGTCCGATTATAAGAAACAGCTCCGAAACCTGAAGGAGGAGATAGCTGTTCTGTCTGCTGAGAAAAGTGCACTCCAAGGAAG GTCCTCCAGGAGCCGgtctcccagccctgcccctcgcAGCCGTAGCTGCAGCCGCAGCAGATCTGCCAGCCCCTCCACCGCTGTCAAGGTCAGGAGACCGTCCCCAAACCGCTCCAAGCTGTCCAATGTGGCGCGCAAGGCTGCCCTCTTGTCCCGGTTCAGCGATTCCTATTCCCAGGCCCGCCTGGACGCGCAGTGCCTGCTGCGGCGCTGCATCGACAAGGCTGAGACCGTTCAGCGGATCATCTACATCGCCACAGTG GAGGCATTCCATGTAGCAAAAATGGCATTCAGACACTTCAAGATCCATGTGAGAAAATCGTTGACACCATCTTATGTGGGGTCGAATGACTTTGAGAATGCTGTCTTGGATTATGTCATTTGTCATCTTGATCTATATGATTCTCAAAGCAGTGTCAAT GATGTGATCCGAGCCATGAATGTCAATCCCAAGATTTCATTCCCTCCTGTCGTTGACTTTTGCCTTCTCAGTGACTTCATCCAGGAGATATGTTGCATTGCCTTTGCAATGCAGGCCTTAGAACCACCCCTAGATATTGCATATGGAGCAGATGGAGAAGTTTTTAATGATTGCAA ATACCGCCGCAGCTACGACTCGGATTTCACTGCTCCCTTAGTCCTCTATCACGTGTGGCCTGCTCTCATGGAGAATGACTGTGTCATTATGAAGGGAGAAGCTGTCACCAGGAGAGGGGCTTTT tgGAATTCGGTGCGATCTGTAAGTCGTTGTCGAAGCAGGAGTTTAAGTCCCATTTGCCCCCGTAGCCAAATTGGTTTAAACACG
- the SPATA18 gene encoding mitochondria-eating protein isoform X3, protein MQPGSRRVRGILVETEKNLEESKNRSAISLLAAEEEINQLKKQLKSLQAQEDARHRNTDQRSSENRRSEPWSLEERKREQWNSLKQNADQQDTEAMSDYKKQLRNLKEEIAVLSAEKSALQGRSSRSRSPSPAPRSRSCSRSRSASPSTAVKVRRPSPNRSKLSNVARKAALLSRFSDSYSQARLDAQCLLRRCIDKAETVQRIIYIATVEAFHVAKMAFRHFKIHVRKSLTPSYVGSNDFENAVLDYVICHLDLYDSQSSVNDVIRAMNVNPKISFPPVVDFCLLSDFIQEICCIAFAMQALEPPLDIAYGADGEVFNDCKYRRSYDSDFTAPLVLYHVWPALMENDCVIMKGEAVTRRGAFWNSVRSVSRCRSRSLSPICPRSQIGLNTMSRSRSPSPIRCGLPRF, encoded by the exons ATGCAACCAGGTTCAAGACGAGTAAGAGGAAT TCTGGTTGAAACTGAAAAGAATCTTGAAGAAAGCAAGAACAGATCGGCCATATCCCTTTTGGCTGCAGAGGAGGAAATAAATCAGCTGAaaaagca GCTTAAATCTCTTCAAGCTCAGGAGGATGCCCGCCACAGAAACACAGATCAGAGGAGCTCAGAGAATAGGCGGTCAGAGCCTTGGAGCTTGGAGGAGCGGAAGCGTGAGCAGTGGAACTCACTCAAGCAGAATGCAGACCAGCAGGACACAGAAGCCATGTCCGATTATAAGAAACAGCTCCGAAACCTGAAGGAGGAGATAGCTGTTCTGTCTGCTGAGAAAAGTGCACTCCAAGGAAG GTCCTCCAGGAGCCGgtctcccagccctgcccctcgcAGCCGTAGCTGCAGCCGCAGCAGATCTGCCAGCCCCTCCACCGCTGTCAAGGTCAGGAGACCGTCCCCAAACCGCTCCAAGCTGTCCAATGTGGCGCGCAAGGCTGCCCTCTTGTCCCGGTTCAGCGATTCCTATTCCCAGGCCCGCCTGGACGCGCAGTGCCTGCTGCGGCGCTGCATCGACAAGGCTGAGACCGTTCAGCGGATCATCTACATCGCCACAGTG GAGGCATTCCATGTAGCAAAAATGGCATTCAGACACTTCAAGATCCATGTGAGAAAATCGTTGACACCATCTTATGTGGGGTCGAATGACTTTGAGAATGCTGTCTTGGATTATGTCATTTGTCATCTTGATCTATATGATTCTCAAAGCAGTGTCAAT GATGTGATCCGAGCCATGAATGTCAATCCCAAGATTTCATTCCCTCCTGTCGTTGACTTTTGCCTTCTCAGTGACTTCATCCAGGAGATATGTTGCATTGCCTTTGCAATGCAGGCCTTAGAACCACCCCTAGATATTGCATATGGAGCAGATGGAGAAGTTTTTAATGATTGCAA ATACCGCCGCAGCTACGACTCGGATTTCACTGCTCCCTTAGTCCTCTATCACGTGTGGCCTGCTCTCATGGAGAATGACTGTGTCATTATGAAGGGAGAAGCTGTCACCAGGAGAGGGGCTTTT tgGAATTCGGTGCGATCTGTAAGTCGTTGTCGAAGCAGGAGTTTAAGTCCCATTTGCCCCCGTAGCCAAATTGGTTTAAACACG